The following coding sequences lie in one Candidatus Omnitrophota bacterium genomic window:
- a CDS encoding sulfatase-like hydrolase/transferase — MTRDDQAVRLIKVSEFSESLIHLPTVFFTEEGDPLRTLLSRQDLSSAKTVLDIGTGTGILGLIALKHGAGRVVATDINPEAIRNARLNAERLGYSADNFEARLVAPEKPQAFSVIEPEEKFDLILSNPPWKEGPVKSIEDYGQYDPNRVLLGSLMRGLKAHLSPAGRAWLFLGREETINLALELSSEEALNTRLLDDKTLDPLNRRVVILEITHPQHVILISLDALRADHLSCYGYERKTSPHIDHLAEDSLLFKRAHATSYYTLPSHASLFTGLELNSHGVSTASPLAGTIPTLSETLRSRGFRTGAYVADIPWFSPGYGLDRGFDTFEQIPVHAEDQINRAIRWIGKNRNSDYFLFLHIFDIHSDTDVLPYDAPEPFAGMWSTSPDPSLRARWESLSQSPSEYLWELSWSEDTLPPEQIQFLRDSYDEGIAYVDHELGRLISFLKSERLYEGTWIFLHSDHGEELGDHGKFFHIQTYEEVLRVPLILKPASGRLPPAHLSEPVSLVDIFPTLLELLGVPLAKPVDGRTLVPLMLGRPWTSSPVYAIRSIGGEYVAWIGPWKGIYESWRNKLKTLYNLDLDPQERRNRLHDAPENQIRLFDETFRSFSSRLPDDRSIILSVDGPQAERESLIITLTSPGVLDFGPLPPFIQTDISAVPNGFQYKPTKFLALLRIKVTPEEAPIQLDVNREGIRAEPGIVYFGSPLSHPQSLPFEFQMKDVGSVDVERNLIGQTQARIILHSLKKAEALTRK, encoded by the coding sequence GTGACTCGGGATGATCAGGCGGTCAGACTCATTAAAGTTTCGGAATTTAGTGAGAGTTTAATCCATCTGCCCACGGTCTTCTTCACTGAAGAAGGCGACCCCTTACGAACCCTCCTGAGCCGACAAGACCTGAGTTCGGCAAAAACCGTTTTGGATATCGGTACAGGCACAGGCATCCTGGGGTTGATCGCTCTCAAACACGGTGCCGGACGCGTCGTGGCCACAGACATTAACCCTGAAGCAATAAGAAATGCGCGGTTGAACGCAGAGCGCCTGGGTTATTCAGCGGACAATTTCGAAGCAAGACTCGTAGCCCCGGAGAAGCCGCAAGCCTTTTCAGTCATCGAGCCCGAAGAGAAGTTCGACCTTATCCTCTCCAACCCACCCTGGAAAGAAGGGCCGGTCAAAAGCATCGAAGACTACGGGCAGTACGACCCAAACCGGGTTCTGCTGGGGAGCCTGATGCGCGGACTCAAGGCCCACTTGAGCCCTGCAGGCCGGGCATGGCTCTTCTTGGGCAGGGAGGAGACAATCAATCTGGCCCTGGAATTGAGCTCGGAAGAGGCTTTAAACACACGTCTGCTGGATGACAAGACCCTTGACCCGCTGAATCGCCGTGTTGTGATCCTGGAAATCACGCACCCCCAACATGTCATCCTCATCTCTCTCGATGCCCTCCGGGCGGACCACCTTTCTTGTTATGGTTACGAACGCAAAACCTCCCCGCACATCGACCATCTTGCCGAAGATTCGCTCCTCTTTAAGAGGGCTCATGCCACATCCTATTACACTCTGCCTTCGCACGCCTCGCTATTCACCGGCCTGGAACTTAACTCCCACGGCGTATCCACGGCCTCTCCCCTGGCTGGCACCATCCCCACTCTCAGCGAAACCCTTAGATCCCGAGGCTTTAGAACAGGAGCCTACGTGGCCGACATCCCCTGGTTCAGTCCCGGCTACGGTCTCGATAGAGGATTCGATACTTTTGAGCAGATTCCGGTCCATGCCGAGGACCAAATCAATCGCGCGATTCGCTGGATCGGAAAGAATCGAAATTCCGATTATTTCCTTTTCTTACACATCTTTGATATTCACTCTGATACCGACGTACTCCCCTATGATGCTCCCGAACCGTTTGCTGGAATGTGGTCAACTTCCCCGGACCCGAGCCTCCGGGCCCGGTGGGAGTCTCTGTCCCAAAGCCCCAGTGAATACCTTTGGGAACTTTCTTGGTCCGAGGACACTTTGCCGCCTGAACAAATTCAGTTTCTCCGGGACTCCTACGATGAAGGCATTGCCTACGTGGACCACGAGTTGGGCAGGCTGATTTCCTTTCTCAAGTCAGAGAGGTTATACGAAGGCACCTGGATATTTCTTCACTCGGATCACGGCGAAGAGCTCGGCGATCATGGTAAATTTTTCCACATCCAAACCTATGAAGAGGTGCTCCGGGTCCCCTTGATCCTAAAGCCCGCTTCCGGAAGGCTCCCCCCGGCTCATCTCTCGGAACCCGTGAGCCTTGTCGACATCTTCCCCACTCTGCTTGAACTCCTGGGCGTACCCTTAGCAAAACCCGTAGACGGCCGAACGCTTGTGCCGCTGATGCTCGGGAGGCCTTGGACAAGCTCGCCTGTGTACGCCATTCGGAGTATCGGGGGAGAGTACGTTGCCTGGATCGGCCCCTGGAAGGGCATTTATGAGTCCTGGAGAAATAAACTGAAGACACTCTACAATCTGGATCTGGATCCACAAGAGCGCCGGAACCGCCTCCATGACGCGCCTGAAAACCAGATCAGACTATTTGACGAGACTTTCCGGTCCTTTTCTTCCCGTCTCCCGGATGACCGGTCAATCATTCTCTCGGTCGACGGCCCTCAGGCAGAACGCGAGTCGCTTATAATTACCCTCACCAGTCCCGGAGTCTTGGACTTTGGACCCCTGCCTCCCTTTATCCAGACTGATATTTCTGCTGTGCCAAACGGGTTCCAATACAAGCCCACAAAATTCCTTGCTCTGCTCAGAATCAAGGTGACTCCTGAAGAGGCTCCCATTCAGTTGGATGTAAACAGGGAAGGCATCCGGGCGGAACCCGGTATTGTCTATTTCGGATCCCCTCTCAGCCATCCGCAAAGTCTCCCCTTTGAGTTTCAGATGAAAGATGTAGGCAGTGTGGATGTGGAACGCAATTTGATTGGGCAAACTCAAGCCCGGATAATCTTGCACAGCCTGAAGAAGGCTGAAGCACTCACCCGCAAGTAG
- a CDS encoding WbqC family protein: MGVEPVRIGIHQVGYLPWLGFFDQIHRCDAFVLHLDVQYDRHSWRNRNRIRSSHGPVWLSVPVFSRGRFGQSLKEVKVDNHKGWALKHWKTLRDSYRRAPYFNSYAGFFESILLKRTWRNLVDLDLEIILWCVRELGIETEIILSTDLSSKATKTDGVISICRELGATDYLSSSAARVYLDEQELHQANIQFQYQDYLHPRYSQVYEGFIPYMGIPDLLFNAGPESLAVITRGQSADRCATL, translated from the coding sequence GTGGGAGTAGAACCTGTGCGCATAGGAATTCACCAGGTCGGGTATCTTCCTTGGCTTGGTTTTTTTGACCAGATTCATCGCTGCGATGCCTTTGTGTTGCATCTGGATGTTCAGTATGACCGGCATTCCTGGAGGAACCGGAACCGAATCCGGAGTTCTCACGGGCCTGTCTGGTTATCGGTGCCTGTGTTCTCAAGAGGACGATTTGGCCAGAGTCTAAAGGAAGTCAAAGTTGATAACCACAAGGGCTGGGCTTTGAAGCACTGGAAGACTTTGAGAGATAGCTACAGAAGGGCTCCCTACTTTAATTCTTATGCCGGCTTTTTTGAAAGCATTTTGCTCAAGAGGACATGGCGCAATTTGGTCGACTTGGACCTGGAGATTATTTTGTGGTGTGTAAGAGAGCTGGGAATTGAGACGGAAATAATTTTGTCCACAGACCTTAGCTCCAAGGCTACAAAGACAGACGGGGTGATCTCTATTTGCCGGGAACTCGGGGCCACAGACTATCTTTCTTCGTCTGCAGCGCGCGTATACCTTGATGAGCAAGAGCTTCACCAGGCAAATATCCAGTTTCAATATCAGGACTATCTTCATCCTCGATATTCGCAGGTTTACGAGGGGTTCATTCCTTATATGGGAATCCCCGACCTTCTTTTTAATGCAGGGCCGGAAAGCCTGGCCGTGATCACGCGAGGTCAAAGTGCAGATCGTTGCGCCACTCTCTGA
- a CDS encoding radical SAM protein — protein MKIALLMPGMDTGEMRSNSGFRFLHDLSRSKLWNQVWSPITRKFFHLDNLYPTGLVQLATILKANHDVKIFNFLQGADIQEVIDYSPDVVGFTCSAGGNLVWIDKMSRFLKSQLGCLIFLGGPHVSLLPEQSLRTTVADYVFVGESDWIVPQVLEFIEGKADSLPTEGVCYWKDGDVVVTPNSLVSDLSQLPIPDHTILDLKDYRTIGVQLSRGCHHRCSFCYLSGYEKYYSWRHRPTQAVVQELVAISERVDMKGRRVSFVDDSFTGNEKAVRDVLKAIIDLKLNLSFWSEVDVNTKTETLELMKEAGCSFVYAGIETAEEDFLRSYASFKNRDRSLSFVRSAKEQRIAPSVGVMLMLPDETKAHIRETLKFCKEMARIPMKVGKFGAKMIVYPHIFRPVPGTPLAEELEKRGWEPPQTFENWGYFYDDISNGRLEKANFTADVSRGFLIWTLLQIAWMNFQTIIISRMMHALGRVCFPERDRSQK, from the coding sequence ATGAAAATCGCGCTTCTGATGCCTGGGATGGATACGGGAGAGATGCGTAGTAATTCGGGATTCAGGTTCTTGCATGACTTATCCCGGAGCAAGCTTTGGAATCAAGTGTGGTCTCCCATAACCCGCAAGTTTTTTCATCTGGACAACCTATACCCTACCGGCCTGGTTCAACTGGCCACCATTCTGAAGGCCAATCACGACGTCAAGATCTTCAACTTTCTCCAAGGAGCTGATATCCAGGAAGTCATCGACTATTCTCCGGATGTGGTCGGTTTCACTTGTTCTGCCGGGGGCAATTTGGTTTGGATCGATAAGATGTCCCGGTTTTTGAAGAGTCAGCTCGGATGTTTGATATTTCTTGGGGGTCCTCACGTCAGTTTGCTTCCCGAGCAGAGTCTGAGGACCACGGTCGCAGACTATGTGTTTGTGGGTGAATCGGATTGGATTGTGCCTCAGGTATTGGAGTTTATAGAAGGCAAAGCGGATTCTCTTCCCACCGAGGGAGTCTGTTACTGGAAGGATGGGGATGTGGTTGTAACTCCGAATTCGCTGGTATCAGATCTTTCGCAGTTACCTATTCCGGATCATACGATTCTGGATTTGAAAGACTACCGGACAATTGGGGTGCAGCTTTCCAGGGGTTGCCATCATCGTTGCTCATTTTGCTATTTATCGGGGTATGAGAAGTATTACTCATGGCGACACCGCCCCACCCAGGCTGTGGTGCAGGAACTTGTAGCTATTTCGGAAAGAGTCGATATGAAAGGTCGGCGCGTGAGTTTTGTCGATGACAGCTTTACGGGAAACGAGAAGGCAGTGCGGGATGTTCTGAAGGCGATTATTGATCTTAAACTCAATCTCTCCTTTTGGTCCGAGGTGGATGTGAACACCAAGACGGAGACATTGGAGTTGATGAAGGAAGCGGGTTGTTCGTTTGTCTATGCCGGGATTGAAACTGCCGAGGAGGATTTTCTTAGGTCTTATGCGAGCTTCAAGAACCGGGATCGTTCGTTGTCTTTTGTCCGATCGGCCAAAGAGCAGCGTATTGCGCCGTCTGTAGGAGTGATGCTCATGCTGCCGGATGAGACCAAGGCTCATATACGAGAGACACTGAAGTTTTGCAAGGAGATGGCCCGAATACCTATGAAGGTCGGTAAGTTTGGGGCCAAAATGATTGTTTACCCGCATATATTCAGGCCCGTTCCCGGCACACCTCTTGCAGAGGAATTGGAGAAGCGAGGCTGGGAGCCTCCTCAGACATTTGAGAACTGGGGATATTTCTACGACGACATATCCAACGGACGCCTGGAAAAGGCTAATTTTACTGCGGATGTCAGCCGGGGATTTTTGATTTGGACCCTCCTGCAGATTGCATGGATGAATTTTCAGACGATCATAATATCTCGAATGATGCACGCGCTTGGACGTGTCTGTTTTCCGGAAAGGGATCGCAGCCAAAAATGA
- the gloB gene encoding hydroxyacylglutathione hydrolase translates to MDTLHITPLEAFTDNYIWLLRDGASPSAAVVDPGDAEPVLHTLQKEGLNLTAILITHHHSDHTGGIRELLWNYPQTPVYGPARESIPGLTHLLHEGGTVSPEGLNTVLRVLDVPGHTAGHIAYHGAGALFCGDTLFSVGCGRLFEGSAKQMVSSLDKLRQLPEETRVYCAHEYTLSNIRFAKAVEGSNPDLKQWEQDALALLSQGQPTLPTTLGLERRANPFLRWDVPAVQASLLEHTGLALRDSAEVFAALRQWKETG, encoded by the coding sequence ATGGATACGCTTCACATCACCCCCCTTGAGGCATTTACGGACAATTACATTTGGCTGCTGCGGGACGGCGCAAGCCCAAGCGCGGCAGTCGTGGACCCCGGAGACGCAGAGCCTGTCCTGCATACACTCCAGAAAGAGGGGCTGAATCTTACTGCGATTCTCATCACCCATCATCACTCCGATCATACCGGGGGAATCCGGGAATTGCTGTGGAATTATCCGCAAACCCCGGTCTATGGTCCGGCCCGGGAGTCCATTCCCGGCCTCACCCATCTTCTTCATGAAGGAGGTACTGTATCCCCGGAAGGCTTGAATACGGTCCTCAGGGTCCTCGATGTGCCCGGGCACACCGCAGGTCATATTGCCTATCACGGGGCAGGGGCGCTCTTTTGCGGAGATACGCTTTTCTCCGTAGGCTGCGGACGGCTCTTTGAAGGCAGCGCAAAACAAATGGTCTCTTCTCTGGACAAGCTGCGGCAGCTGCCTGAAGAGACGCGTGTTTACTGCGCCCATGAATACACCCTAAGTAATATTCGATTTGCCAAAGCAGTGGAAGGAAGCAATCCGGACCTGAAACAGTGGGAGCAGGACGCATTGGCCCTGCTGTCTCAGGGGCAACCGACTCTGCCCACAACCCTGGGTTTGGAGCGGCGCGCCAATCCCTTCCTGCGCTGGGATGTGCCCGCAGTGCAGGCCTCCCTCTTGGAACACACCGGACTGGCGCTCCGGGATAGCGCCGAGGTCTTTGCGGCTCTGCGCCAATGGAAGGAAACTGGGTAG
- a CDS encoding tetratricopeptide repeat protein produces MAKISPFLSFVLLLGATCSSGFAFQASTTSEITLADSYLDSFQTKEAIKIYESLLDPMSEDPMNIHVWIQLGKAYIQGARTNDAIIHFQKLRQLSSDYAAICAEYILLARATGALISEQYEEAIHLFQEYLGINPTYVMALTRLSRCYLLTNRPRQALEYADKALAIDPAQTWVHPVRADALIGMERYEEALASLRIYISDSESRGSENRHVQRMRQKAEEIAALLQD; encoded by the coding sequence ATGGCTAAAATATCACCATTTCTCAGCTTTGTCCTTCTTTTGGGAGCCACTTGCTCCAGTGGATTTGCCTTTCAGGCTTCCACAACTTCCGAAATCACACTAGCGGACAGTTACCTCGATTCATTTCAGACCAAAGAAGCAATTAAGATTTATGAATCACTTCTGGATCCCATGTCTGAGGATCCTATGAACATCCATGTTTGGATTCAATTAGGCAAAGCCTACATTCAAGGAGCTCGAACAAATGATGCGATTATTCACTTTCAAAAACTTCGACAGTTAAGCTCAGACTATGCGGCAATTTGTGCTGAGTACATTCTTCTGGCGCGCGCAACTGGTGCTCTTATATCTGAACAATATGAGGAGGCTATTCACCTCTTCCAGGAATATCTTGGGATAAACCCAACCTATGTGATGGCTCTGACCCGGCTCAGTCGATGTTATCTTTTGACCAATCGACCTAGGCAAGCCTTGGAATACGCGGACAAGGCTTTGGCTATCGATCCCGCTCAAACCTGGGTGCACCCGGTTCGGGCGGACGCTCTAATTGGGATGGAAAGATATGAGGAGGCGCTGGCCTCCTTGCGAATCTATATATCCGATAGTGAAAGCCGTGGAAGCGAAAACCGCCATGTGCAAAGGATGAGGCAAAAGGCTGAAGAAATCGCAGCTCTACTCCAGGACTAG
- a CDS encoding U32 family peptidase, translated as MLPLIEAGADEFFCGIFERDWTQEYSHLGGPNRRYCPHGSFGGTQAFKEAVRTASEQSAGISLALNESYSQPQLDWVLEQIRQLAGSGLKSCIVADPGLIHVLRKEFSGDFEIHLSLLSGVLNSDGAKLYRDLGVSRVILPRHLALAEIATLVRKVPDLDFEILVMNTRCKNVDAFCTFQHGLGVGKWFSLMDLRATSLAKAIVNQLPLRVSEKIDHRMMRASFGCCLDYDISPLSGASEDWHKRWTKPVQESLSKSLQACGLCNLGDLRNAGVSYLKIAGREYSLSRKLQAVRMVKQGLAVLETQSPEEHESKMRRIYQNHYGNDCERRYCYYA; from the coding sequence GTGCTTCCGCTGATTGAGGCAGGAGCAGATGAGTTTTTCTGCGGGATTTTTGAACGCGACTGGACCCAGGAGTACAGTCATTTAGGGGGGCCCAACCGGCGGTACTGTCCGCACGGATCTTTTGGAGGCACGCAGGCATTTAAGGAGGCTGTTCGCACGGCAAGTGAGCAGAGTGCAGGCATCAGCCTTGCCCTGAACGAATCGTATTCTCAGCCGCAACTCGATTGGGTCCTGGAACAAATCAGGCAGTTGGCGGGGTCCGGGTTGAAAAGCTGTATTGTGGCAGATCCTGGATTGATTCATGTCTTGAGAAAGGAATTTTCAGGAGACTTTGAAATACACTTGAGTCTCTTGAGTGGCGTTTTGAATTCGGATGGAGCGAAACTCTATCGTGATCTTGGAGTTTCGCGGGTAATTTTGCCGAGGCACTTAGCATTGGCCGAAATTGCCACATTGGTCCGAAAGGTTCCTGACCTGGACTTTGAAATCTTGGTCATGAACACCCGTTGCAAGAATGTGGATGCCTTTTGTACTTTTCAGCATGGGTTGGGAGTTGGGAAGTGGTTTAGTCTGATGGATTTGCGTGCGACATCCTTGGCCAAAGCGATTGTGAACCAATTGCCATTGAGGGTTTCGGAAAAGATAGACCACAGGATGATGCGGGCAAGTTTTGGCTGCTGTTTGGACTACGACATTAGCCCCTTGTCAGGCGCTTCGGAGGACTGGCACAAGAGATGGACAAAGCCTGTCCAAGAGAGTCTTTCGAAATCTCTGCAGGCGTGTGGTTTGTGCAATCTTGGTGACTTACGCAATGCGGGAGTGTCCTACTTGAAGATAGCCGGCCGTGAGTATTCATTGTCTCGAAAACTCCAAGCAGTCCGGATGGTAAAGCAGGGGTTAGCGGTACTGGAAACCCAGTCACCGGAGGAACACGAAAGTAAAATGCGTCGAATTTACCAAAATCACTATGGGAATGATTGTGAACGTCGTTATTGCTACTACGCGTAA
- a CDS encoding HesA/MoeB/ThiF family protein codes for MNENELKRYNRQMILEGWGAAGQKRLKQSTVFVAGAGGLGSPVLTYLAVAGVGTLRLCDFDTVDYSNLNRQILHNPARVNVPKALSAKQSLEALNEDIVVTALEEKITAENAEELVGGADIIVDCMDNFPTRFALNRVSVKHSIPYVFGAVWGLEGRLSVFHPPLTPCLNCVFPEGPPPEVFPIVGATPGVIGSMQALETLKCLTGVGEPLKNELLVWDGNTVSFSRFKMRKNPKCPTCG; via the coding sequence ATGAACGAGAACGAACTCAAACGCTACAATCGCCAGATGATTTTGGAGGGATGGGGAGCGGCCGGGCAGAAGCGGCTCAAGCAGTCCACGGTTTTTGTGGCCGGGGCCGGGGGTTTAGGTTCTCCGGTTCTGACTTACCTGGCAGTGGCGGGCGTGGGGACTCTGCGCCTCTGTGATTTTGATACGGTGGATTACTCTAATCTCAACCGGCAAATCCTGCACAACCCCGCACGCGTCAATGTGCCTAAGGCCCTGTCTGCAAAACAGAGCTTGGAAGCCCTGAACGAAGATATTGTGGTGACCGCCCTTGAGGAGAAGATCACGGCCGAGAATGCCGAGGAGCTTGTGGGCGGCGCAGACATCATTGTCGACTGTATGGACAATTTCCCCACGCGCTTTGCCCTGAACCGGGTGAGCGTGAAGCATTCCATTCCTTATGTGTTCGGCGCTGTCTGGGGTTTGGAGGGCAGGTTGAGTGTTTTCCATCCACCTCTGACGCCTTGCCTGAACTGTGTTTTCCCCGAGGGCCCGCCGCCGGAGGTCTTTCCCATTGTGGGGGCGACTCCCGGGGTCATCGGATCCATGCAGGCCCTGGAGACGCTCAAGTGTCTCACGGGTGTGGGCGAGCCTCTGAAGAATGAGCTGCTTGTCTGGGACGGAAATACCGTGAGCTTTTCGCGCTTCAAGATGCGCAAGAACCCCAAGTGCCCTACTTGCGGGTGA
- a CDS encoding B12-binding domain-containing radical SAM protein, producing MKILFVASLHQPAPLGVMCLSSVLKCRGHEVQCVDGSITEIRRAFREKTYDVVAFSTPSMCFSRFLYLASQVKRESNAFICFGGPHPTYAPEDVAKAKCIDAFCRGEGEIAMVEMIRRLQDGESLYDVPNWWVREGDHWHKNDIQPLISDLDELPFPDRDLFKGKYPPNEFHQPAMASRGCPFSCTYCYVPVYAELYKGKGKRVRRRSVGSLMEELKQVKSMYPGSVIGFYDDILILPPMAWLEDFFATYKEKIGLPFHCNLRAELITEPIANMLKDAGCTLASLGLESGDVQIRKEVMGRRMSQRTFVRAVHLLKKCHVPFSLYNILAVPGSDIEAELHTLKINYLVQPVNPMAFFFKPFPNLPLTQKAIKEGYYNGDSNKLSSMAFYRPRSPLKFADRKYERQVTNLHHLFAILVAHPCLYSIRGLLISLPLSPLYYRIYQLRGLWIGFFGAFTRNGRPVRRITKTRRGLAWKSWWLRLKYAIKTLWE from the coding sequence ATGAAAATTCTTTTTGTTGCAAGTCTCCATCAGCCGGCTCCGCTAGGAGTGATGTGCCTATCGTCGGTATTGAAGTGCAGAGGGCATGAGGTCCAATGCGTGGACGGGTCAATTACAGAAATCCGCAGAGCCTTTAGGGAAAAAACCTATGATGTGGTTGCATTTAGCACTCCAAGCATGTGCTTCTCGAGATTCCTATATCTTGCATCGCAGGTGAAGCGCGAGTCGAATGCCTTCATATGTTTTGGAGGACCCCACCCAACCTATGCTCCGGAGGATGTTGCGAAAGCAAAGTGTATTGATGCATTTTGCAGGGGAGAGGGCGAGATCGCCATGGTGGAGATGATTCGTAGACTGCAAGATGGAGAGTCTTTGTACGATGTGCCAAATTGGTGGGTTCGAGAAGGGGATCATTGGCACAAGAACGATATTCAACCTCTTATTTCAGATCTGGATGAGCTTCCTTTTCCGGATCGAGACCTCTTCAAAGGGAAGTACCCCCCCAATGAGTTTCATCAGCCTGCCATGGCAAGTCGGGGGTGTCCCTTTTCGTGTACCTATTGCTACGTTCCTGTCTATGCGGAACTTTACAAAGGAAAAGGGAAGAGGGTCCGAAGAAGAAGTGTTGGGAGTCTTATGGAGGAACTTAAACAAGTGAAGTCGATGTATCCAGGATCTGTTATCGGTTTCTATGATGATATTCTGATACTGCCTCCGATGGCTTGGTTGGAAGACTTTTTTGCGACCTATAAAGAGAAGATAGGATTACCATTTCACTGTAATCTGAGAGCAGAGCTCATTACGGAGCCTATAGCGAATATGCTGAAAGATGCGGGGTGTACTCTAGCTTCGTTGGGGTTAGAGTCAGGTGATGTGCAGATCCGGAAGGAGGTGATGGGACGGCGCATGTCTCAGCGGACCTTTGTGCGTGCTGTTCATCTGCTCAAGAAATGTCATGTGCCCTTTTCTCTCTACAATATCTTGGCAGTGCCGGGATCCGACATAGAAGCAGAATTGCATACTCTGAAGATTAATTACTTGGTCCAGCCTGTGAACCCTATGGCGTTTTTCTTTAAGCCCTTTCCTAATCTGCCCTTAACTCAGAAAGCTATCAAGGAAGGGTACTACAATGGTGACTCGAACAAGCTTAGCAGCATGGCTTTCTACCGACCCCGTTCCCCGTTGAAATTTGCAGATAGGAAGTATGAACGGCAGGTTACAAATCTACATCATCTGTTTGCAATTCTTGTTGCACACCCCTGCTTGTACTCTATAAGGGGCTTGCTTATTTCATTGCCGTTATCCCCTCTGTATTATCGTATTTACCAGTTGCGTGGACTATGGATAGGTTTTTTTGGCGCGTTTACGCGTAATGGAAGACCGGTGCGGCGCATTACAAAAACACGCCGGGGTCTTGCTTGGAAATCGTGGTGGTTGCGGCTTAAGTATGCCATAAAGACCTTGTGGGAGTAG
- a CDS encoding aminoglycoside 6-adenylyltransferase, with the protein MLIDHPLYKPLISNLLSWAQEEPDIRAILVWGSTVRSLKPGAPGADLDLVIIAKQPHHYLDTAEWLANIGDSWLALPIRQMLHGEKRKALVHTAVFDERTILDFAFCSPTAVRIGYFGTIMADNLPFLGRLLPTSLMETTHIFARIFRLGHKVLLDKDNWSWYVRRLTSLAPRSPMPSQAQFHYTISQFFRYALCAATFQRRKETWSAIHMLSCLTTGPLLQMLRWHAQAIQGEEVETWWQGKFIEDWVDKTFLEMLPGLFPRYDSTEIQNALVSNLCLFDNVSQETAKALGFSYPMTMADKTKLAIQNP; encoded by the coding sequence TTGCTTATAGATCATCCGCTTTACAAACCGCTAATCTCCAACCTACTTTCCTGGGCTCAGGAAGAACCCGATATCCGGGCCATACTCGTATGGGGATCCACTGTCCGGAGTCTAAAACCAGGCGCACCTGGAGCCGATCTTGACCTTGTCATCATCGCAAAACAACCCCATCACTACTTGGATACAGCAGAATGGCTAGCCAATATCGGCGATTCCTGGCTCGCTCTGCCTATTCGACAAATGCTCCACGGAGAGAAACGCAAGGCTCTTGTCCACACTGCCGTCTTTGATGAGAGGACTATTTTGGATTTTGCCTTTTGTAGCCCGACCGCTGTACGCATTGGCTATTTTGGGACAATAATGGCAGACAATCTGCCTTTTCTCGGCCGGCTTCTCCCGACTTCTCTTATGGAGACCACCCACATCTTTGCCCGCATATTCCGTCTTGGACACAAAGTCCTGCTTGATAAGGACAACTGGTCCTGGTACGTAAGACGACTAACCTCCCTCGCCCCAAGATCTCCGATGCCTTCGCAAGCTCAGTTCCATTACACCATCTCTCAGTTCTTCCGATATGCCTTGTGTGCCGCAACTTTTCAACGCCGGAAAGAGACTTGGTCCGCGATTCATATGCTCAGCTGTCTCACGACAGGACCCTTGCTTCAAATGTTACGTTGGCATGCACAGGCCATTCAAGGCGAGGAAGTTGAAACATGGTGGCAGGGAAAGTTTATTGAAGACTGGGTGGACAAGACATTTCTTGAGATGCTTCCCGGTCTTTTCCCTCGCTATGACAGCACTGAAATACAGAATGCTTTAGTGAGTAACTTATGCCTGTTCGATAACGTAAGTCAAGAAACGGCGAAGGCTTTGGGCTTTAGTTACCCAATGACAATGGCCGACAAAACCAAACTGGCTATCCAAAACCCCTAG
- a CDS encoding DUF4956 domain-containing protein, which produces MLDNLLTASQGEYSVFTVLFVLTLALVLGLIISSVYMRTHSGFSYSRSFVFTLVFVTSLIAVVMMVIGSNLAVAFGLVGALSIIRFRTVVKDTKDTAYIFFALAVGMAVGTQNYQVAIVSTVFISLMMVIFTKLNYGSLLADNYILRLFMSAGSHSEEVLKEIFNKKLKKSVLLNMSRNGSGDDFELVYSVTPKKNVKISEVVDSLSRQDGFNKVAAVSTEEDIEY; this is translated from the coding sequence GTGCTCGACAATTTATTAACGGCCAGCCAGGGCGAATATTCGGTGTTTACTGTGTTGTTCGTCCTGACATTGGCGCTAGTCCTTGGGCTCATCATCAGCTCTGTCTATATGCGGACGCATAGCGGGTTTTCGTATTCGAGATCCTTCGTGTTTACTTTGGTCTTTGTGACGAGTCTGATTGCGGTGGTCATGATGGTCATTGGAAGCAACTTGGCCGTGGCGTTCGGATTGGTGGGTGCCTTGTCTATCATCCGGTTCAGGACGGTCGTGAAAGACACGAAGGACACGGCCTATATCTTCTTTGCCTTGGCCGTGGGCATGGCTGTGGGCACGCAGAACTATCAGGTAGCGATTGTGAGTACTGTGTTCATCTCCTTGATGATGGTCATCTTTACCAAGCTCAACTACGGATCGCTCTTGGCCGACAACTATATTCTCCGGCTGTTTATGAGTGCGGGCAGCCACAGTGAGGAAGTTCTAAAAGAAATTTTCAATAAGAAGCTGAAGAAGAGCGTGCTGCTGAATATGAGCCGCAACGGCAGCGGAGATGATTTTGAGCTGGTTTACAGCGTGACTCCCAAGAAGAACGTGAAGATTTCCGAAGTGGTGGATTCGCTCAGCCGGCAAGACGGCTTTAACAAGGTGGCTGCAGTTTCAACTGAGGAAGATATCGAGTATTGA